Proteins encoded in a region of the Prochlorothrix hollandica PCC 9006 = CALU 1027 genome:
- the csx18 gene encoding CRISPR-associated protein Csx18: MTDRTALIRNILVSGTNGAITLTILLIAPLGLAAVIMNTALVVVATFSTAQLADRVILFLQGDRPGRARVSVLLDETESDQIRRRS; this comes from the coding sequence ATGACCGATCGAACCGCATTGATTCGTAATATCTTGGTTTCTGGCACCAATGGAGCCATTACCCTGACTATTTTACTGATTGCTCCCCTAGGGTTAGCGGCTGTGATCATGAACACTGCTTTGGTGGTGGTGGCCACGTTCAGCACGGCCCAACTTGCCGATCGGGTGATTCTCTTTTTGCAGGGCGATCGCCCTGGGCGGGCTAGGGTCTCGGTTCTGTTGGATGAGACGGAATCAGACCAGATCAGGCGACGATCGTAG
- a CDS encoding XisI protein, translating to MESLERVREIIVEILEEYSTHIPSNGQIEMELILDRERDRYQLVALGWNKAQRVYGSMIHIDLKGDKIWIQNDGTEVGIANLLVEQGIPQKSIILAYHAPYLRQYTEFGLG from the coding sequence ATGGAGTCCTTAGAGCGTGTTCGGGAGATTATTGTGGAGATTCTGGAGGAATACAGCACCCATATTCCCAGCAATGGCCAAATTGAGATGGAACTGATTCTAGATCGAGAGCGCGATCGCTATCAACTCGTTGCCCTGGGTTGGAACAAAGCCCAACGGGTCTACGGCTCCATGATCCACATTGACCTCAAGGGGGACAAAATCTGGATTCAAAACGACGGCACCGAGGTCGGCATTGCTAATCTCCTGGTGGAACAGGGGATTCCCCAGAAAAGCATTATTCTGGCCTACCATGCCCCTTACTTGCGGCAATATACCGAATTTGGCCTCGGTTAG
- a CDS encoding XisH family protein produces the protein MMAKDIIHHRVRTALEKDGWEITDDPLYLNVAEIEVYIDLGAERLLGAEKGDRKIAVEIKTFLNPSALSEFHTVLGQCLNYRLALKLEGSDRTLYLAIPQEAWSTFFRREFAKLAIAEHQLQLIIIDLAQEEIVEWSP, from the coding sequence CATCACAGAGTCAGAACCGCCCTAGAGAAAGATGGGTGGGAGATTACAGATGATCCCCTGTATCTCAACGTGGCAGAAATTGAGGTTTATATTGACCTGGGCGCAGAGCGCCTACTGGGTGCAGAAAAAGGAGATCGGAAAATTGCTGTAGAGATTAAAACTTTTCTAAATCCTTCGGCATTGTCTGAATTTCACACCGTATTGGGGCAATGCCTGAACTATCGCCTTGCCCTGAAGCTAGAAGGATCCGATCGGACTCTTTACCTGGCCATTCCCCAAGAAGCTTGGAGTACCTTCTTTCGGCGGGAGTTTGCTAAGCTAGCGATCGCGGAACATCAACTTCAACTCATTATCATTGACCTAGCCCAGGAGGAAATTGTGGAATGGAGTCCTTAG